In the genome of Longimicrobium terrae, one region contains:
- a CDS encoding AraC family transcriptional regulator codes for MTATRYREHTPPAVLAPFVDCIWTLRSEAAIDAPVRSRVLPDGCVDIILDFGDHPATDRRPLRSYLVGAMTRAVTVDQAGRVDMLAVRFRPGGASAFLRVPLGEVTDHAVDVDALGERWGAPASRIHAADSAEERMALLEQELLLRLRHAEDVDGTAAHVWSRLEQTAGALTVRQMAGEMGFGERRLQRLFHDRVGLSPKEAARVARFRTALAHMRRTPNRPLGRIALDSGYYDQPHFNREFARMAGVAPAAWMRERAASAPAPDPAG; via the coding sequence ATGACCGCGACTCGCTACCGGGAACACACCCCGCCCGCCGTTCTGGCCCCCTTCGTCGACTGCATCTGGACTCTCCGTTCGGAAGCGGCGATCGACGCGCCGGTGCGGAGCCGCGTGCTGCCGGACGGGTGCGTGGACATCATTCTCGACTTTGGCGACCATCCCGCCACCGATCGCCGCCCCCTGCGCAGCTACCTGGTGGGCGCGATGACGCGCGCGGTCACGGTAGACCAGGCCGGGCGAGTGGACATGCTCGCCGTACGTTTTCGGCCAGGCGGGGCATCCGCTTTCCTCCGCGTTCCGCTCGGCGAGGTGACGGATCACGCGGTCGATGTGGATGCGCTGGGGGAGCGATGGGGCGCGCCCGCATCCCGGATCCACGCGGCGGATTCCGCGGAGGAGCGGATGGCGCTGCTGGAGCAGGAGCTTCTGCTCCGGCTCCGGCACGCGGAGGATGTCGACGGGACGGCGGCGCACGTCTGGTCTCGGCTGGAGCAGACCGCGGGCGCATTGACCGTGCGGCAGATGGCGGGAGAGATGGGGTTCGGAGAGCGCCGCCTGCAGCGCCTGTTTCACGACCGCGTGGGGCTCTCGCCCAAGGAGGCGGCGCGCGTCGCACGGTTCCGGACGGCCCTGGCGCACATGCGCCGCACGCCGAACCGGCCGCTGGGCCGCATCGCCCTCGATTCCGGCTACTACGACCAGCCGCACTTCAACCGCGAGTTCGCGCGGATGGCCGGCGTCGCGCCCGCGGCGTGGATGCGGGAGCGGGCGGCCTCCGCGCCTGCTCCGGACCCTGCCGGCTGA
- a CDS encoding methyltransferase domain-containing protein, giving the protein MHTAVRLCWAAVAALLALPLAAQQPPGIDVPYVTTPPEVVAQMLALARPTRNDVLYDLGSGDGRIVIEAARRFGTRGLGVDIDPVRVEEATDNARRRGVQDRVRFRRQDLFATDLRPASIVTLYLLPNLNLELRPKLFEQLRPGTRVVSHAFHMGDWAPDTVVAVRVNQGVGRAMVYAWTIPAQIAGRWTLTTPEGRRVTLQLRQQYQRFTGPGVSGRLVGDRIDITLTERVNGRPLTRRLSGRVTGDGMSGSVAGGGAWRAMRAPAIRSATSTAPR; this is encoded by the coding sequence GTGCACACCGCCGTTCGACTCTGCTGGGCCGCCGTCGCGGCGCTCCTGGCACTCCCCCTGGCCGCGCAGCAGCCGCCCGGGATCGACGTACCCTACGTCACCACGCCACCCGAAGTGGTCGCGCAGATGCTCGCGCTCGCCAGGCCCACGCGCAACGACGTGCTGTACGACCTGGGCTCCGGGGATGGGCGCATCGTCATCGAGGCGGCGCGGCGGTTCGGCACGCGGGGGCTGGGCGTGGACATCGATCCGGTGCGGGTGGAGGAAGCCACCGATAACGCCCGCAGGCGCGGCGTGCAGGACCGGGTGCGCTTCCGCCGGCAGGACCTGTTCGCCACCGACCTTCGCCCGGCGAGCATCGTCACCCTGTACCTGCTCCCCAACCTGAACCTGGAGCTGCGGCCGAAGCTGTTTGAGCAGCTGCGCCCCGGCACCCGGGTGGTGTCGCACGCCTTTCACATGGGCGACTGGGCGCCGGACACGGTCGTGGCGGTGCGGGTGAACCAGGGCGTGGGCCGGGCGATGGTGTACGCCTGGACAATCCCGGCGCAGATAGCGGGGCGGTGGACGCTCACCACACCGGAGGGACGCCGGGTCACGCTGCAGCTGCGGCAGCAGTACCAGCGCTTCACCGGCCCCGGCGTGAGCGGACGCTTGGTGGGCGACCGGATCGACATCACCTTGACGGAACGGGTGAACGGGCGCCCGCTCACCCGCCGCCTCTCCGGCCGCGTTACCGGCGACGGGATGAGCGGCAGCGTCGCCGGCGGGGGAGCGTGGAGGGCTATGAGGGCGCCTGCCATCCGCTCCGCAACTTCAACTGCTCCTCGTTGA
- a CDS encoding metallophosphoesterase produces MRIATTITLVALSACAEPVLTRPAPAPLPPTPGSYELRLGLISDSQLQTLKAPGQIAFLRRRLDDHLVAVALRPPAVDIAGRFMMEAQLEHLSDSEIIIYTGDAANNGCEDEITEAFEVLSAFRSRTRVPLFFVIGNHDYLGAGNTSNLNHRNPLCGEGNRPLTKLDLIRRAHAFNQENLPLLGVGSSFVDSFSELTVASCENANAGRGIDPQDQHLKPGCFLSGVISLENGEQILLLDSSDYADVEHRPTEFRRLTRAEFAGLRGSVSFHDSTSQGEWLRKHMPAIAPKIRIIASHYNLDGMRWNLLLFKPGTLVGIPSQYLNPEPELGNHWVYGHTHTAQPTTDLYDPALKYCRQGICEAALHEEVNVGSTTDWWPHSAIAYVGRSTTVVPFYLGEKCGTFMDLIKKEAANAGRRYGIVNGHEHGIVLFGLDRSYQQYRDGERDRVAAYNNARLLAAEAITAGHAATLSDAWVCLGFVGSWYERVGGRPRL; encoded by the coding sequence ATGAGAATAGCCACGACCATCACCCTCGTAGCACTGTCCGCCTGCGCGGAACCAGTTCTTACCCGCCCCGCTCCCGCACCGCTGCCGCCAACCCCAGGCAGTTATGAACTCAGGCTCGGGCTGATTTCTGATTCTCAACTCCAAACCCTAAAGGCTCCGGGGCAGATTGCTTTCTTGCGGCGGAGACTAGATGATCATCTCGTTGCCGTCGCACTTCGCCCGCCCGCAGTAGATATTGCAGGTCGATTCATGATGGAAGCGCAACTTGAGCACCTTTCGGATTCTGAGATCATCATCTACACCGGCGACGCGGCTAACAACGGGTGCGAGGATGAAATCACAGAAGCTTTTGAAGTTCTCTCAGCATTTCGAAGCCGAACTCGGGTACCGCTGTTTTTTGTAATCGGTAACCATGATTACCTAGGTGCGGGTAACACCTCAAACCTCAACCATCGGAATCCATTATGCGGTGAGGGAAACCGTCCATTGACCAAGTTGGATCTTATTCGACGTGCTCACGCGTTCAATCAAGAGAACCTCCCGCTGCTTGGCGTAGGTTCCAGTTTCGTGGACAGCTTCTCGGAACTCACAGTTGCATCTTGTGAGAACGCGAATGCTGGCAGGGGAATCGACCCGCAGGATCAACATCTGAAGCCTGGATGTTTCTTGAGCGGAGTCATTTCCCTTGAAAACGGTGAGCAGATTCTTCTGCTTGACTCATCCGACTACGCCGATGTAGAGCACCGGCCGACTGAGTTCCGGCGGCTCACGCGTGCAGAGTTCGCTGGTCTGCGCGGATCTGTATCCTTCCACGATAGCACGTCGCAAGGCGAGTGGCTCCGGAAGCACATGCCTGCGATTGCGCCGAAGATCAGGATCATTGCGTCTCATTACAACTTAGATGGGATGCGCTGGAACCTCTTGCTGTTCAAGCCGGGCACTCTGGTGGGGATCCCTAGCCAGTATCTAAATCCCGAGCCAGAGCTAGGAAATCACTGGGTATATGGTCACACGCATACGGCTCAGCCAACAACCGATTTGTATGATCCAGCACTTAAGTACTGTCGTCAAGGAATTTGTGAAGCGGCACTCCACGAAGAGGTTAACGTGGGTTCTACCACGGATTGGTGGCCCCACTCGGCAATTGCCTATGTTGGACGGTCCACGACAGTCGTGCCGTTTTATCTCGGCGAGAAATGCGGGACGTTCATGGATCTAATCAAGAAAGAAGCGGCGAACGCAGGAAGGCGTTACGGCATTGTCAACGGGCACGAACACGGAATCGTACTCTTTGGCCTGGATCGGAGCTATCAGCAGTACCGAGACGGCGAGCGTGACAGAGTGGCTGCCTACAACAATGCTCGGCTCTTGGCTGCAGAAGCTATTACGGCCGGCCATGCGGCTACCCTTAGTGATGCATGGGTGTGCCTTGGGTTTGTCGGCTCGTGGTACGAGAGAGTAGGCGGGCGACCCAGACTCTGA
- a CDS encoding YoaK family protein: protein MPHLRTNVPHRTKPFERGPVFAGAVSLAGMAGYINVVVLGFFNVPVSHMSGAVSRLSIDLTTSNHPDLIVVDSIIGGFLVGAVVSGIVIGGQKLLPGRRYGLALLMEGGVLAGAVALLRAGNPLGVALAAMACGIQNGMGSSYRGLDIRTTHVTGTVTDLGVMMGHWIRHRRVPPWKFVMLLGIVTGFFAGGLTGALAFRRFGVTALAFASAGCLAAGTTYFAWLQRRTARS from the coding sequence ATGCCGCACCTCCGCACCAACGTTCCGCACCGCACCAAGCCCTTTGAGCGGGGACCGGTGTTCGCGGGTGCCGTGTCGCTGGCGGGGATGGCCGGATACATCAACGTGGTGGTACTCGGCTTCTTCAACGTTCCCGTGAGCCACATGAGCGGGGCCGTGTCGCGCCTCAGCATCGATCTCACGACCTCCAACCACCCGGACCTCATCGTGGTGGATTCCATCATCGGCGGGTTTCTGGTGGGCGCGGTCGTGTCCGGGATTGTGATCGGCGGCCAGAAGCTGCTGCCCGGACGGCGCTACGGCCTGGCACTGCTGATGGAGGGCGGCGTGCTTGCCGGCGCCGTGGCGCTGCTGCGCGCCGGAAACCCCCTCGGCGTGGCGCTCGCGGCCATGGCGTGCGGCATCCAGAACGGCATGGGCAGCAGCTACCGCGGGCTGGACATCCGTACCACCCACGTGACCGGGACCGTCACCGACCTGGGGGTGATGATGGGACACTGGATCCGCCACCGCCGCGTGCCCCCCTGGAAGTTCGTGATGCTGCTTGGCATCGTGACCGGCTTCTTCGCCGGCGGCCTGACCGGCGCGCTTGCCTTTCGGCGGTTCGGCGTGACCGCGCTGGCGTTCGCCTCCGCCGGGTGCCTGGCGGCTGGTACTACGTACTTTGCCTGGTTGCAGAGGCGGACCGCCCGGAGCTAA
- a CDS encoding helix-turn-helix domain-containing protein: protein MEDALSKEEQDLQALVRDIVDASGISQAQLARDAGLSYAALHAWITGIRSPRPGSLVQLADGLESRSEALRQLAAQLRRAAERT from the coding sequence GTGGAGGACGCGCTGAGCAAGGAAGAGCAGGATCTACAGGCGCTCGTTCGCGATATCGTGGACGCGAGCGGGATTTCGCAGGCGCAGCTCGCGCGCGATGCGGGGCTGAGCTACGCGGCGCTGCACGCGTGGATCACCGGCATCCGCTCGCCGCGGCCGGGGAGCCTGGTGCAGCTGGCGGACGGGCTGGAGAGCCGGTCGGAGGCGCTGCGGCAGCTGGCGGCGCAGCTCCGGCGCGCGGCGGAGCGGACGTGA
- a CDS encoding AAA family ATPase, translating to MVDDRVQGLLYEQTPKQRFDDLILADTVRTACIELVEEQNRRDLLHSYGLDARNRILLTGPPGNGKTSVAEAFATELAVPLLTVRYEGLIGSYLGETSARLKLLFDHVRTQHCVLFFDEFDTVGKERGDQHETGEIKRVVSSLLLQIDRLPPYVIVVTATNHPELLDRAVWRRFQLRMNFPLPTRQQLELWFCKFAKDFPSPLGYAPRTLADKLHGLSFAEVEEFGSDILRRYVLALPAADTPSIIRELLVQWKARSIVYPSK from the coding sequence GTGGTAGATGATCGGGTCCAAGGGCTGTTGTATGAGCAAACGCCTAAGCAGCGTTTCGATGACCTGATTCTCGCCGATACTGTTCGTACCGCGTGTATTGAGCTTGTCGAAGAGCAAAATCGCCGTGACCTGTTGCACTCCTATGGTTTGGATGCACGGAATCGGATACTACTCACTGGCCCTCCCGGCAATGGTAAGACATCCGTAGCCGAAGCATTTGCGACTGAGCTAGCGGTTCCTCTTCTAACCGTACGTTATGAGGGTTTGATCGGAAGCTATTTAGGTGAAACTTCCGCGCGCTTAAAGCTGCTTTTCGATCATGTACGTACTCAACACTGCGTACTGTTCTTCGACGAATTTGACACTGTTGGGAAAGAGCGGGGTGATCAGCACGAAACAGGGGAGATCAAGAGAGTAGTCAGTTCGCTACTTCTTCAGATTGATAGACTACCTCCTTACGTGATAGTTGTGACAGCGACCAACCATCCTGAGTTGCTTGATCGGGCAGTTTGGCGAAGATTTCAGCTGCGGATGAACTTCCCGCTCCCGACCCGCCAGCAACTTGAGCTCTGGTTTTGTAAGTTCGCGAAGGATTTTCCGTCTCCCCTGGGCTATGCGCCTCGCACACTTGCAGATAAGCTGCACGGGCTTAGTTTCGCAGAAGTGGAAGAGTTTGGGAGCGATATCTTGCGGCGATACGTTCTTGCCCTTCCTGCGGCCGACACTCCATCAATCATCCGTGAGCTTCTAGTGCAATGGAAGGCGCGGTCCATAGTTTATCCGTCCAAGTGA
- a CDS encoding S8 family peptidase — translation MVDDPDGWADSYEPARRVHGTAMASLILHGDLESPEPPLGRPLYTRPIMRPDRRGWYNAGECIPEDVLPLDLFHRAVRRLYEKDGDLAGAAPSVRVISVSIGDRSRQFALTMSSWARLLDYLAWKYQILFIVSAGNHASEIVLDVPRRDFDALRGDPQRLESEVLKAIVSGGWNRRLLSPAEALNALTVGAVHDDVAPVPAVAHRTNPYVTAGLPSPFNATGPGFRRSMKPEVLFAGGRQLYKEKPGNTHADCTLVIDQAILAPGHKVATPGRRPGDVTATIYMRGTSNATALAARTAGLIHDVLDSLREDTPEQGLEDRFTAVLLKALLVHGARWGASADALRRSLGTDKDLLARLLGYGRPDPTRVFECTDFRGTLIGASMIGDGQAHRYSVPLLPSLSGRAEWRALTVTLAWLSPVNHKHRAYRGASLWFEPYGAVRGDGAYDEMLSLARTDAPWQSVRRGTLQHEVFDGAQATGFVDGDELKIQVNCAAEAGRLDVPVPYAIAVTLEVAPEVQIPIYQEIRDRIRARVAVGVRTT, via the coding sequence ATCGTCGACGATCCAGACGGATGGGCTGATTCTTACGAGCCGGCGCGGAGGGTTCACGGTACGGCTATGGCTTCGCTCATCCTGCATGGTGATCTAGAATCACCCGAACCTCCCCTCGGCAGGCCTCTTTATACGCGGCCGATCATGCGTCCTGATCGGCGCGGCTGGTACAATGCAGGGGAATGCATCCCGGAGGATGTACTTCCTCTTGACCTCTTCCATCGCGCGGTTCGAAGACTGTATGAGAAGGACGGCGATTTAGCTGGTGCGGCGCCGTCTGTACGCGTAATAAGTGTCTCGATCGGGGACCGCTCACGGCAGTTTGCCCTCACCATGAGTTCTTGGGCTCGCCTTCTGGACTACCTGGCGTGGAAGTATCAGATCTTGTTTATCGTTAGCGCCGGGAACCACGCCAGCGAAATTGTGCTCGATGTTCCCCGACGAGACTTCGATGCCTTACGTGGTGATCCGCAACGTTTGGAATCCGAGGTTCTGAAGGCCATCGTTTCGGGCGGGTGGAATCGAAGGCTTTTATCACCAGCTGAGGCGCTCAACGCACTTACCGTGGGTGCGGTTCATGACGACGTTGCACCCGTACCAGCTGTGGCGCACCGTACCAACCCGTATGTTACTGCTGGGCTACCAAGCCCATTCAACGCCACAGGTCCGGGATTCAGACGTTCAATGAAGCCCGAGGTGCTGTTTGCGGGCGGCCGGCAACTTTATAAGGAAAAGCCCGGAAATACGCACGCTGATTGCACTTTGGTGATCGACCAAGCGATCCTCGCTCCGGGTCACAAAGTCGCCACTCCGGGGCGACGCCCCGGGGACGTTACTGCTACAATTTACATGCGCGGCACCAGCAACGCGACCGCGCTTGCAGCCCGAACGGCGGGCTTGATTCACGATGTGTTGGACTCACTGCGAGAGGATACTCCGGAACAGGGGCTCGAGGACCGATTCACGGCTGTTCTATTGAAGGCACTGCTTGTCCACGGCGCACGTTGGGGCGCCAGTGCCGACGCTCTTCGGAGGTCACTTGGAACGGATAAGGATCTTCTCGCGCGCCTCCTAGGATACGGTCGACCCGATCCAACGCGAGTGTTCGAGTGCACCGATTTCAGGGGCACACTCATAGGCGCCAGTATGATTGGGGACGGCCAAGCCCACCGATACTCGGTGCCGCTTCTTCCGTCTCTCAGTGGACGCGCCGAGTGGCGCGCTCTGACTGTCACGCTCGCGTGGCTGAGCCCGGTAAACCACAAACACCGTGCATACAGGGGCGCCTCGCTGTGGTTCGAACCCTACGGGGCAGTTCGGGGGGATGGTGCATATGACGAGATGCTGAGCTTGGCGCGGACAGATGCCCCGTGGCAGTCAGTGAGGCGTGGTACGCTTCAGCATGAGGTTTTCGATGGCGCGCAAGCTACCGGCTTCGTTGATGGCGACGAGTTGAAGATCCAAGTCAACTGCGCAGCCGAGGCCGGTAGGCTCGACGTCCCTGTGCCATATGCTATTGCGGTGACGTTAGAAGTTGCACCAGAGGTTCAGATTCCAATCTATCAAGAGATCCGAGATCGAATCCGCGCCCGGGTCGCCGTGGGTGTAAGGACAACTTGA
- a CDS encoding AAA family ATPase: MIRSLTLSNFTAFKAADLNFAPGLNMLVGENGTGKTHLLKLAYSLAYVTARGGRDIDTGPAVKGQLQFAIADKLTAVFRPDELGRLARRDRRGRQRCEVSCVFDNPVDGLEFAFNTTSKAEVSVRRLPSGWIDELPVYLPTRELLTLAPGFVSIYETVRLPFEATWRDTSILLGAPLARGPREKRIRELLEPLEQVMGGKVEMDEAGRFYLNAGGVNMEMHLVAEGLRKLAMVARLIATGSLVDRGLLFWDEPEANLNPKVIKGIARTILHLAAGGVQVFVASHSLFLMRELDILLNSPQFATTPRCFFGLHRGRDGVRVDQGMSVDDIGEIDALQEELAQSDRYLAAEGS, translated from the coding sequence GTGATTCGTTCACTGACACTGAGCAACTTCACAGCGTTCAAAGCGGCTGACCTGAACTTCGCACCCGGACTGAACATGCTCGTCGGGGAGAACGGGACGGGCAAGACGCATCTTTTGAAGCTCGCGTATTCGCTTGCGTATGTCACCGCGCGCGGGGGACGGGACATAGACACGGGCCCCGCAGTCAAGGGACAACTACAGTTCGCGATTGCAGACAAACTGACGGCCGTGTTCCGGCCGGATGAACTAGGACGGTTAGCTCGCAGAGATCGGCGTGGACGGCAGAGGTGTGAGGTTTCGTGCGTATTCGACAACCCTGTCGACGGGTTAGAGTTCGCCTTCAACACGACCAGCAAAGCAGAAGTCTCAGTCAGGCGCTTGCCTTCAGGATGGATTGACGAGCTACCTGTGTACCTCCCTACGCGCGAACTTCTAACGTTAGCACCGGGGTTCGTTTCCATCTACGAGACCGTTCGCCTGCCGTTTGAAGCGACGTGGCGTGACACGAGCATCCTTCTGGGCGCGCCCCTCGCCCGCGGACCACGAGAAAAACGAATTCGTGAGTTGTTGGAACCGCTGGAGCAGGTAATGGGCGGGAAAGTTGAGATGGACGAAGCGGGACGGTTCTACCTGAACGCTGGCGGGGTGAATATGGAGATGCACCTTGTGGCGGAGGGGCTTCGGAAGCTGGCGATGGTTGCGCGCCTGATCGCTACGGGCTCGCTGGTGGACCGCGGTCTCCTTTTCTGGGACGAGCCGGAAGCCAACCTGAACCCCAAGGTGATCAAAGGAATCGCTCGCACCATACTTCACTTGGCCGCGGGTGGCGTACAGGTCTTTGTTGCCAGCCACAGTCTGTTTCTCATGCGTGAGCTGGACATCCTGCTGAATTCCCCCCAGTTCGCAACGACGCCGAGGTGCTTCTTCGGGCTGCACCGGGGCAGGGATGGTGTGCGGGTAGATCAGGGAATGAGCGTGGACGATATCGGTGAGATCGATGCCCTTCAGGAAGAATTGGCACAATCAGATCGCTATCTGGCTGCCGAGGGATCCTGA
- a CDS encoding TM2 domain-containing protein produces MAELGAAELAQLVKNLDDSKKLIFQSQFGSEKKDRGTATILALFLYDRIWLGDIGLGVVKLITGGLCGIWWLIDVFTASSRADDYNRQKAKEIIDALSVGHSAATLPSGS; encoded by the coding sequence ATGGCTGAACTCGGCGCCGCGGAACTCGCGCAACTCGTCAAGAATCTCGACGACTCCAAGAAGCTGATCTTTCAATCGCAGTTCGGCTCGGAAAAAAAGGACCGCGGGACCGCCACGATCCTGGCGCTCTTTCTGTATGACCGGATCTGGCTGGGCGACATCGGGCTGGGGGTCGTAAAGCTCATCACCGGCGGGCTGTGCGGCATCTGGTGGCTGATCGACGTCTTCACCGCCTCCTCCCGCGCCGACGACTACAACCGGCAGAAGGCCAAGGAGATCATCGACGCCCTCAGTGTGGGGCACTCGGCGGCCACGCTCCCGTCCGGCAGCTAA
- a CDS encoding DUF2752 domain-containing protein, which yields MTSTTGERGLNRGPGQAQLPRGSGVRTGLRRGACHTTECPAARAPPRHLDAPSGRRVSPLSIRTAMLPGLIVYGWAATPFAAGGALPCLWRLLLGFPCPGCGLSRANALFLRGSIREALAMNWLVLPLWAIAIWSFIQVFAPTILKGTSWLNSAPRNSRNSSRISTTPRS from the coding sequence ATGACCAGCACAACGGGAGAAAGAGGGCTCAACCGAGGTCCGGGGCAGGCGCAGCTGCCGCGCGGGTCAGGAGTTCGCACCGGCTTGCGGCGTGGGGCGTGTCACACGACGGAGTGCCCGGCCGCCCGAGCACCTCCGAGACATCTGGATGCGCCCAGTGGCCGGAGGGTTTCGCCACTCTCCATCCGCACGGCCATGCTCCCCGGCCTGATCGTGTACGGCTGGGCGGCGACCCCTTTCGCCGCGGGCGGTGCACTGCCCTGCCTGTGGCGCCTTCTGCTCGGGTTTCCCTGCCCCGGTTGCGGGCTTTCACGAGCGAACGCGTTGTTCCTGCGTGGCTCCATCCGCGAGGCGCTCGCCATGAACTGGCTGGTGCTTCCGCTCTGGGCGATCGCGATCTGGTCATTCATTCAAGTATTCGCACCCACCATTCTGAAAGGCACATCATGGCTGAACTCGGCGCCGCGGAACTCGCGCAACTCGTCAAGAATCTCGACGACTCCAAGAAGCTGA